From a region of the Podospora pseudopauciseta strain CBS 411.78 chromosome 7 map unlocalized CBS411.78m_7, whole genome shotgun sequence genome:
- a CDS encoding uncharacterized protein (EggNog:ENOG503P1MT; COG:D) has protein sequence MSRTTTLRKYGKSERKTRAEQLFEALPTSPPTTRKAKVEVESHEVTRITKQLVSVTLDEKVVIQDNEEIPSTTPTPPSSPPPPPPPEQQPSTPKQPQSPPPRRRIAPTPVPKDEPVPGRLPQKPSQPYSEEEDSTFHSDTSSTSSTLRTLTWSEICPPSNTIEKIAEASYAEVYRITNTLGTSIIKVIRLDSPIKPQTKAQSRSGLVDEEPHTDEDMLGELQISERLADIPGFVIYKERYIAQGKAPRSLLETHQAFYRREKRKDPDRLQWYPSPSRYLDETRFLVVELGDAGTALEDFEITTSEQLWDIFLHTAIALARAEDLIEFEHRDLHEGNLCVRQARPPLSPGSGYRFNNSGLEVTILDYGLSRASDPDRPGGKVFMDLEKDLSIFTSEHAPQCEVYRGMRSFLLRGDRGILGPKYHTTAYELPAGAVKRRKGSKRRVDWGGYYPYTNVLWLDYIYGWMVENFRGEAKVLRGWEEETRELRVHLDPGQPREVMSFGGAGEVVRFAVEAGWVGEGQLMDGGGSYLSGAGAGDGGEDKKEESESEESERGSRGEEEEEEEEEEEEEEQERQSKRSVRPCRRRQA, from the coding sequence ATGTCACGCACCACCACACTTCGGAAATATGGCAAATCCgagaggaagacgagggcTGAGCAGTTGTTTGAAGCATTACCAACAAGCCCGCCCACGACGAGAAAGGCCAAGGTGGAAGTCGAATCACATGAGGTCACTCGGATCACAAAACAGCTGGTATCGGTGACACTCGACGAGAAAGTGGTAATTCAAGACAATGAGGAGATcccttcaacaacaccaaccccaccgtcatcaccaccgccaccaccaccccccgaacagcagccatcaacacccaagcaaccacaatctcctcccccaagacGAAGAATAGCACCAACCCCCGTACCAAAAGACGAACCAGTCCCCGGTCGTCTACCACAAAAACCATCACAGCCCTActcagaagaagaagactcAACCTTCCACTCcgacacctcctccacctcatcaaccctcCGCACCCTCACCTGGTCCGAAAtctgccccccctccaacaccatcGAGAAAATCGCCGAGGCCTCCTACGCAGAAGTCTACCGCATAACCAACACCCTCggcacctccatcatcaaagtcatccgcctcgactcccccatcaaaccccaaaccaaaGCCCAGTCCCGCTCGGGTCTGGTAGACGAAGAACCCCACACCGACGAGGACATGCTCGGCGAGCTCCAGATATCCGAACGGCTAGCCGACATACCCGGGTTTGTAATCTACAAAGAACGCTACATCGCCCAGGGCAAAGCCCCCAGATCACTCCTCGAAACCCACCAAGCCTTTTATCGTcgggagaagagaaaagatcCCGACCGGCTGCAGTGGTACCCCTCCCCAAGCAGGTACCTCGACGAAACCAGAttcctcgtcgtcgagcTAGGTGATGCGGGCACGGCGCTGGAGGATTTTGAGATTACGACTTCAGAACAGCTATGGGATATTTTCCTTCACACTGCGATTGCGCTTGCCAGAGCAGAAGATTTGATTGAGTTTGAGCATAGGGATCTTCACGAGGGGAATTTATGTGTGAGGCAGGCCCGTCCCCCTCTGTCGCCAGGGTCAGGGTATAGATTCAACAACTCTGGCTTAGAGGTCACGATACTGGATTACGGCCTCTCGCGGGCTTCGGATCCGGACCGTCCAGGGGGGAAAGTGTTTATGGATTTGGAAAAGGACTTGAGCATTTTCACGAGCGAGCACGCGCCGCAGTGTGAGGTTTAtagggggatgaggagtttTTTGCTGAGGGGGGATAGGGGTATTTTGGGGCCCAAGTATCATACTACGGCTTATGAGTTGCCGGCGGGAgcggtgaagaggaggaaggggagtaAGAGGAGGGTTGATTGGGGGGGGTATTATCCTTATACCAATGTGCTGTGGTTGGATTATATCTatgggtggatggtggagaATTTTAGGGGGGAGGCAAAAGTgctgagggggtgggaggaggagacgagggagttgagggttCATCTTGATCCTGGGCagccgagggaggtgatgagctttgggggggcgggggaggtggtgaggtttgctgtggaggcggggtgggttggggaagggcagctgatggatgggggggggagttATTTGAGTGGTGCTGGGGCgggtgatggcggtgaggacaagaaggaagagagtgagagtgaggagaGTGAAAGGGGGAGcaggggtgaggaggaggaggaggaggaggaggaggaggaggaggaggagcaggagaggcaGTCAAAGAGGTCGGTGAGGCCTTGTAGACGACGACAAGCTTGA
- a CDS encoding uncharacterized protein (COG:S; EggNog:ENOG503NWBR) produces MANVIGNLFGGQKPLNPDPVKGGDSDFADFKEGAEPSPIPFTPVSNTLTGAQPAQTLRPYTKWYRLDERHSLSEFKGEGIVLSIIGLFLLFHLFGAGRNRTKAKKWIEANNAPLAAEFASVGFDGIPSSETKVAEIREKSLFEFATYATGRANVAFVDVKLTLVKRFNPLTSIFEAALGFFWDSFPAPKDVCDATIYPFDGRETQIVPSIPGAGELQAKDKSTYDNFVWALVHKDQMKQVRDDRYDLSLTVTKDHPKLPQWLTVMSESAEITDLLLTPELIKAAENAGDSFEYLIISDQPVEQPKTLDETVPRKRIFLRYSLPSNNDYTNLVPIFQYFLRISDQLAKSAHFRPEVVKKVKAVREAMIKKIQKAEEEEKAEERAIEKEKARKAKRDAELNALDAKGQKKYLEKERERELKKGTKKMTTRA; encoded by the exons ATGGCGAACGTTATTGGAAACCTCTTTGGAGGCCAGAAGCCATTGAACCCCGACCCTGTCAAGGGCGGTGATTCCG ACTTTGCAGACTTTAAGGAGGGCGCCGAGCCATCTCCAATTCCCTTTACTCCCGTCTCCAACACCCTGACTGGAGCCCAGCCCGCGCAGACACTGCGCCCCTACACAAAGTGGTACCGCCTCGACGAGCGCCATTCCCTCTCTGAGTTCAAGGGCGAGGGCATCGTTCTCTCCATCAttggcctcttcctcctcttccacctcttcgGCGCTGGCCGCAACCGcaccaaggccaagaaaTGGATCGAGGCCAACAACGCTCCCCTTGCCGCCGAGTTCGCCTCCGTGGGCTTTGACGGGATTCCGTCCTCTGAGACCAAGGTGGCTGAAATTCGCGAGAAGAGTCTCTTCGAGTTTGCTACCTACGCCACTGGCCGTGCCAACGTCGCCTTCGTCGATGTCAAGCTTACTCTTGTCAAGCGCTTCAACCCGCTCACCTCCATCTTCGAGGCCGCTCTTGGATTCTTCTGGGACAGCTTCCCCGCTCCCAAGGATGTCTGTGACGCTACCATCTATCCCTTTGATGGAAGAGAGACCCAGATTGTGCCCTCTATCCCCGGCGCTGGCGAGCTCCAGGCCAAGGACAAGAGCACCTATGACAACTTTGTTTGGGCTCTTGTTCACAAGGACCAGATGAAGCAAGTTCGCGATGATCGCTACGACCTGTCTCTTACCGTCACCAAGGACCACCCCAAGCTTCCCCAGTGGTTGACCGTCATGAGCGAGAGCGCCGAGATTACCGACCTTCTTTTGACCCCTGAGCTCATCAAGGCTGCCGAGAACGCTGGTGATTCTTTTGAGTATCTGATCATTTCTGACCAACCTGTTGAGCAGCCCAAGAC GCTCGATGAGACGGTTCCCCGCAAGCGCATCTTCCTCCGCTACTCGCTGCCCTCCAACAATGACTacaccaacctcgtcccCATCTTCCAGTACTTCCTCCGCATCTCTGACCAGCTCGCCAAGTCGGCCCACTTCCGGCCcgaggttgtcaagaaggtcaaggcggTCCGTGAGGCCATGATCAAGAAGATccagaaggccgaggaggaggagaaggctgaggAGCGCGcgattgagaaggagaaggcgcgCAAGGCCAAGCGCGATGCTGAGCTGAATGCGCTGGACGCCAAGGGGCAGAAGAAGTATCTTGAGAAGGAGCGCGAGagggagttgaagaaggggacCAAGAAGATGACTACCCGTGCTTAG
- a CDS encoding uncharacterized protein (EggNog:ENOG503P8SS), which translates to MCFGSSCPNCSKQSWRGCGSHVPSVLGSVPEDKWCTCEPKFTVSGKDYPPQAGQGKPAGSSSADQQEETPSGSAALSWFTSFLGGGGKK; encoded by the exons ATGTGCTTCGGATCTTCCTGCCCCAACTGCT CTAAGCAATCCTGGCGAGGCTGCGGCTCCCACGTCCCCTCCGTTCTCGGGTCTGTTCCCGAGGATAAGTGGTGTACTTG cGAACCCAAATTCACCGTCTCCGGCAAGGACTACCCACCCCAAGCCGGCCAAGGCAAACCCGCCGGCTCCTCTTCTGCCgatcaacaagaagaaacCCCCTCAGGTTCGGCCGCCCTGTCCTGGTTCACCAgttttcttggtggtggaggcaaGAAGTAA
- the AKL1 gene encoding Ark- serine/threonine protein kinase (COG:T; EggNog:ENOG503NW5N) has translation MASYGQAAVPAAARPAVPYGAPVPGSVPGAPPAGTFSPGTKIQVGNHRVVIQKYLSEGGFAHVYLVKLAAPVNGTDLAVLKRVAVPDKESLRGMRTEVETMKRLKGHKAIVTYIDSHASELRGGGYEVFLLMEYCNGGGLIDFMNTRLQHRLTEPEILNIFADVAEGVACMHYLRPPLLHRDLKVENVLITMVGSVRKFKLCDFGSAAAPRAAPQTVVECRLMDEDVQKHTTMQYRSPEMVDVYRKQPIDEKSDIWALGVLLYKLCYYTTPFEEQGQLAILNASFRYPSYPAFSDRLKGLIGWMLRESQQARPNIYQVLREACKMQGREPPVKDIYSGKSQGDPHQHKQSSSLQQKVTSPPLVGAVFSPKATQEQQVIPEIERMRRGRVPAAQPSAPTTATVTSPKVTNGDPFAALDARPVIKGGDELSSKFPSLDQFSLLHDHGSKFDFDQGSPQLPKDLSTRVAEKLADEAFQIKPSPSPIPTQPSQRQSIDGSRANPYPAAADPSRVSPPVKSASAPPKQPGASRASTIISNTPELQAISSPPQSLYQPTPKPTMVSTGTMTSPPPAEGPSPYQVYRFPPADGHRAASVPRAPETGLGLAPSALGDPAARSVSRTPSYQGTLQAGHVRHPSSSRPSLEGGRPSLENLASRPRPISTHLESNLDFLREKEQAPSPRFSLDRSRPSTPKLEEDKNIASNVDFLRSLEDPEPAKKDKSHKHTKRGSLSSIGAGAKNILASKFGDAFKRFEGGNSSSGPIVRTPSPLKDLDRHDVLTPITGSVATGGHSDDDHDQDEMTPEMRREQEAQMLAQEEARVAAAQAEYRQRVAQRGSGSGGGGGPVPPPKPAGGGGGGGASRAQAIQSKVQSLLDESNRGAVVRTAQGYGQHTDRPSTSSSGGVGEEKPPYVPRKPGSIIGDKGGRPGTSSGGKALPAPPPKPVHLGQQQAGGGMINRPASPVKREALLAVDLPGNGGAALLKMTAGEKEDYIRDFQKRFPDLQMVERDLGREGGS, from the exons ATGGCTTCGTACGGCCAGGCGGCGGTGCCGGCAGCGGCACGGCCCGCAGTACCTTACGGGGCACCCGTACCAGGGAGCGTCCCCGGCGCACCACCGGCGGGCACCTTCTCCCCCGGCACCAAGATCCAGGTCGGCAACCACCGCGTGGTGATTCAGAAATACCTCTCCGAGGGCGGCTTCGCACATGTATATCTGGTCAAGCTGGCCGCCCCCGTCAACGGGACCGACCTGGCCGTGCTCAAGCGGGTCGCCGTCCCGGACAAGGAATCGCTGCGGGGGATGCGCACCGAGGTCGAGACCATGAAGCGCCTGAAGGGCCACAAGGCCATTGTCACGTATATCGACTCTCACGCATCGGAGCTGCGCGGCGGCGGGTACGAGGTGTTTTTGCTCATGGAGTACTGCAACGGCGGCGGGCTGATCGACTTTATGAACACGCGCCTGCAGCACCGGCTGACGGAACCCGAGATTCTCAACATTTTTGCCGACGTTGCTGAGGGCGTGGCCTGCATGCATTACCTCCGACCGCCGCTTTTGCACCGCGACTTGAAGGTCGAGAATGTGCTAATCACCATGGTTGGGTCTGTCCGGAAGTTCAAGCTCTGCGATTTTGgttcggcggcggcaccgcGCGCGGCTCCCCAGACGGTGGTCGAGTGCAGGTtgatggatgaggatgttcAGAAACACACCACGATGCAGTACAGGAGTCCGGAAATGGTCGATGTCTACAGGAAACAGCCGATTGACGAGAAGTCGGACATTTGGGCGCTCGGCGTGCTGCTGTACAAGCTTTGCTATTATACCACGCCTTTTGAGGAGCAGGGACAGCTTGCTATTCTGAATGCCAGTTTCAGATATCCTAGTTACCCTGCCTTTTCGGATAGGCTCAAGGGACTTAttg GCTGGATGCTGCGTGAAAGTCAGCAGGCCAGGCCGAATATTTATCAGGTACTCCGTGAGGCCTGCAAAATGCAGGGCCGGGAGCCACCAGTCAAAGAT ATTTACTCGGGGAAGTCGCAGGGAGACCCTCATCAGCATAAACAGAGTTCATCACTACAGCAAAAGGTCACGTCGCCGCCTCTTGTTGGCGCCGTGTTTTCTCCGAAAGCCACTCAGGAACAGCAGGTCATTCCCGAGATTGAGCGCATGAGGCGAGGCCGAGTGCCGGCTGCCCAGCCCAGTGCtccgacaacagcaacagtcACGTCACCCAAGGTGACGAATGGAGATCCCTTTGCCGCGCTTGATGCGAGGCCAGTAATCAAGGGCGGGGATGAACTGTCATCAAAATTCCCGTCTCTTGATCAGTTTTCGCTTCTACATGACCATGGGTCCAAATTCGACTTTGACCAGGGGTCGCCGCAATTACCCAAGGATCTGTCAACAAGGGTGGCGGAGAAGTTGGCAGATGAGGCTTTCCAGATCAAGCCCTCGCCTTCGCCAATTCCAACGCAACCAAGCCAACGGCAGTCCATTGACGGAAGCAGAGCCAACCCCTATCCAGCGGCGGCAGACCCATCACGGGTGTCTCCTCCGGTCAAGTCTGCCTCTGCGCCACCAAAACAACCTGGGGCCAGCCGGGCGTCAACCATCATTTCCAACACCCCCGAGCTGCAGGCAATTTCTTCACCCCCGCAGTCTCTTTACCAGCCAACTCCTAAACCAACCATGGTGTCGACTGGCACCATGACATCGCCACCGCCGGCGGAAGGACCCTCGCCGTACCAAGTGTATCGATTCCCACCTGCTGATGGTCACCGCGCAGCCAGTGTACCCAGAGCTCCAGAGACAGGTCTCGGTCTTGCTCCCTCGGCGCTCGGAGATCCAGCAGCTCGGTCAGTTTCCCGGACGCCATCATATCAAGGCACATTACAGGCCGGCCACGTTcgtcatccttcttcctcgagGCCGTCACTAGAAGGCGGACGACCAAGCCTGGAGAACCTTGCATCACGCCCAAGACCAATCAGCACTCACCTCGAATCCAACCTGGACTTTCTCCGCGAAAAGGAACAAGCCCCCTCTCCAAGATTTTCCCTCGACAGGAGCCGCCCGTCGACCCCCAAACTGGAGGAAGACAAAAACATTGCCTCCAACGTTGACTTTCTCCGCTCTCTCGAAGACCCGGAACCggccaagaaggacaagTCCCATAAGCACACGAAGCGGGGGAGTCTGTCTTCCATCGGCGCCGGAGCGAAGAATATCCTCGCAAGCAAGTTTGGCGATGCGTTTAAGCGGTTTGAAGGCGGGAATTCCTCCTCTGGTCCTATCGTCCGGACGCCGTCTCCGCTCAAAGACCTCGACCGTCATGATGTTTTGACTCCCATTACGGGATCGGTAGCCACGGGCGGGCATAGCGATGATGATCATGACCAGGATGAGATGACGCCTGAGATGAGGCGCGAGCAAGAAGCGCAGATGCTCGCGCAGGAGGAGGCCAGGGTTGCTGCCGCGCAGGCGGAGTATAGACAGCGAGTTGCGCAACGGGGCAGTGGTTcaggggggggtggtggtccaGTCCCGCCTCCTAAAccagctgggggagggggagggggcggagcGTCAAGGGCGCAGGCGATACAGAGCAAGGTGCAGAGTTTGCTGGATGAGAGCAATCGGGGTGCTGTTGTTAGGACTGCGCAGGGGTATGGACAGCATACTGATCGgccatcgacatcatcatcggggggggttggggaggagaaacCGCCGTATGTGCCGAGGAAACCGGGCAGTATCATTGGGGATAAAGGAGGGAGGCCGGGGACGAGTTCGGGTGGGAAGGCGTTGCctgcgccgccgccgaagccgGTGCACTTGGGACAGCAACAGGCGGGTGGAGGGATGATAAACAGGCCGGCTTCGCCTGTTAAGAGAGAGGCGTTGTTGGCGGTGGATTTACCGGGGAATGGGGGGGCTGCGTTGCTGAAGATGAcggcgggggagaaggaggattatATTAGGGATTTCCAGAAGAGGTTTCCGGATTTGcagatggtggagagggatttggggagggagggcggGAGCTAG
- a CDS encoding uncharacterized protein (EggNog:ENOG503NUN0; COG:E) translates to MMLFTCQALAELSVVYPSNGAFFEHCLRFLDPTWGFAIGWGYALTWLIILPFELIAASITIQFWNDTINMGVWVTVFLVVLAFIQIFGVRGYGEVECVLSIIKIIACSGFIILGIVINTGAVGRQGYLGGEYWSDPGAFRNGFEGFASVFVIASFSFGGTELAGLAAAESENPEKSVPKACKQVFWRISFFYILNLFIMGLILPSDDPRLLGSEGANSKASPFVLAIQDAGIKVLPHIMNGVITIAVISVANSSSFGFTRTVQAMAQVGMAPTYLAKIDKQGRPMRCTIVLLLFALIAYVGLAPNDAGMKLFDWLLAVTGVTYFFIWGSICLAHIRFRKAMEVQGLSLDLVPYKPSGGVWGSWIALIFNGVCLAAAFYVCAKPKPGATAAETAEKFFKGYLAAPVMFVLWLGWKVKTGEWRLQTPLHAIDLKTDAKFRDPVNFEPEEKNPLRKRMLGAFF, encoded by the exons ATGATGTTGTTTACTTGTCAGGCTCTCGCCGAGCTCTCGGTCGTCTATCCTTCCAATGGCGCCTTTTTCGAACACTGCTTAAGATTTCTCGACCCAACATG GGGCTTTGCCATCGGCTGGGGCTACGCTCTAACCTGGCTGATCATCCTTCCTTTTGAGCTTATTGCGGCCTCGATCACGATACAATTTTGGAACGACACAATTAACATGGGAGTATGGGTGACGGTGTTTCTGGTAGTACTGGCATTTATTCAAATATTTGGAGTTCGAGGATATGGCGAAG TCGAATGTGtcctcagcatcatcaagatCATAGCCTGCAGCGGCTTCATCATACTCGGCATCGTCATCAACACGGGCGCTGTGGGAAGGCAGGGATACTTGGGCGGCGAATACTGGAGCGACCCGGGTGCTTTTAGGAACGGCTTTGAGGGCTTTGCCAGCGTGTTTGTGATcgcttctttctctttcggCGGCACCGAACTGGCCGGTCTCGCGGCGGCCGAATCAGAGAACCCCGAGAAGTCGGTCCCCAAAGCCTGCAAGCAGGTCTTTTGGCGcatctctttcttttacATTCTCAACCTATTCATCATGGGCCTGATTTTGCCATCCGACGATCCCCGACTCCTCGGATCAGAGGGCGCCAACAGCAAAGCATCACCATTCGTTTTGGCGATCCAGGATGCTGGAATCAAGGTGCTCCCACACATCATGAACGGCGTCATCACTATCGCCGTCATCAGTGTCGCCAACTCGTCGTCGTTTGGTTTCACTCGCACTGTCCAGGCGATGGCTCAAGTTGGCATGGCACCCACTTACCTGGCCAAAATCGACAAGCAGGGCCGTCCTATGCGTTGCACCATCGTGCTCCTCCTGTTTGCCTTGATTGCGTATGTCGGGCTGGCACCGAACGATGCGGGTATGAAGTTGTTCGACTGGCTTCTTGCCGTCACTGGCGTGACGTATTTCTTCATCTGGGGCTCGATTTGCCTCGCGCACATTCGCTTCCGGAAGGCTATGGAGGTCCAAGGCTTGTCCCTTGACCTGGTCCCATACAAGCCATCAGGTGGTGTCTGGGGAAGCTGGATTGCCCTCATTTTCAACGGCGTTTGTCTCGCAGCCGCCTTCTACGTCTGCGCCAAG CCTAAACCAGGTGCTACTGCGGCGGAAACGGCTGAGAAGTTCTTCAAGGGCTACCTGGCCGCACCAGTGATGTTTGTTCTCTGGCTCGGGTGGAAGGTGAAGACGGGAGAGTGGAGGCTGCAGACGCCTCTGCATGCGATTGATCTCAAGACGGATGCCAAGTTTAGGGATCCGGTCAATTTCGAGCCTGAAGAAAAGAACCCCTTACGCAAACGCATGTTGGGAGCCTTTTTCTGA